Below is a genomic region from Verrucomicrobiota bacterium.
CTTCACCACCGACCACGGCCAGATGATCGCCGAGTTCTGGACCGACGTCGCGCCGAACACGGTCGCCAACTTCAAGAAGCTCGCTCAGTCCGGCTACTACG
It encodes:
- a CDS encoding peptidylprolyl isomerase: MSHANEVAVFTTDHGQMIAEFWTDVAPNTVANFKKLAQSGYY